A region of the bacterium genome:
AGAAGTTAATATTGGTTAATAAAGGTTACGTAAAAGATTTTGCAACATATATTAACCGTTTTTAACCATTGTTAACCAGTTTTGTATGGTGCCCCGAGGCCGATTCGAACGGCCACTACTTCCTTCGCAGGGAAGCGCTCTATCCTACTAAGCTATCGGGGCATATTAAAGTTTTAAGTAATAACTGGTAAGTAGAGATTTCTTATTTTACAATATTTACTATAGCAAATGTCTTTTTAGAAATACTCTTCCAGAGCCTGATTTGAGATACTTTTCAAAATTATAAGCTAAATATTTATTGCGAAAAGAGATGTAACACATTAATTCAATTGGTAATCTATTTTGTGTAGCAGGAACATTCCCTTTCCTATGTCGTTCAATCCTTTCTTTAAGGTTACTGGTACAACCTATATAAAGTTTTTTATCATTACAAGTCAACATATAAACACAATAATTCACATTCATATTGAAGTGCCCACCGTCGCGTTCTTCTGTGGCGGATTGTATCCGCCGAAGCCCGCTATGGCGGGCGAAGGCGGAGAGAGAGGGATTTGAACCCCCGTTCCCTTGCAGGAAATCCGATTTCGAATCGGACGCTTTCAGCCGCTCAGCCATCTCTCCCTTTAATGTTACGGAGCGTATTTTTCCAGAATAGACGACTATTGTCAATTTTACCCAGCCCTTACAGACAAGGGCTGGGTTCATCTGTCTCGCCGTAGAGCACTTTTAAAAAGACTTTTGTTATAATATCACCAAATCGGAGGAATTAAAATATGAAGAATATAATCACCGATATCCGCAGGAAACTGAAACGAAACTCAAACAAAAAAAATATAAAATCAATCCAAAAATTCTTCAAAGAAAAAATTAAAGCCCACGGCGTAAAAACACCTCTCGTAGTTAAGATAGCCAAAGAACATTTTAAACTCATAAAACACAAACCCAAAAAAGATATATTTGCGGCCTGCGAAAAATTTTTAAAATCGGCATATATGGAAGAATCTTTTATAGCTTATAATTGGTCACGCGCTCTTCATAAACATTACGAACCCAAGGATTTCAAAACTTTCGAAAAATGGGTTAAAAACCATATCTCTAATTGGGCGCAGTGCGACACATTCTGCAACCATA
Encoded here:
- a CDS encoding DNA alkylation repair protein produces the protein MKNIITDIRRKLKRNSNKKNIKSIQKFFKEKIKAHGVKTPLVVKIAKEHFKLIKHKPKKDIFAACEKFLKSAYMEESFIAYNWSRALHKHYEPKDFKTFEKWVKNHISNWAQCDTFCNHTIGTFIEKFPQFIKELKKWTKSKNRWVRRASAVTLILPARKGMFLKDIFEIADSLLLDEDDMVQKGYGWLLKVTSQKHQKEVFDYVMKNKQVMPRTALRYAIEKMPEKMRKKAMRK
- a CDS encoding GIY-YIG nuclease family protein, which codes for MNVNYCVYMLTCNDKKLYIGCTSNLKERIERHRKGNVPATQNRLPIELMCYISFRNKYLAYNFEKYLKSGSGRVFLKRHLL